From the genome of Prunus persica cultivar Lovell chromosome G8, Prunus_persica_NCBIv2, whole genome shotgun sequence:
CGAACCCCTTCGGGAATATGCAGCCCGTTTCAGTCATGAATACTCCCGCTGCCCAGACACTGACGATCGCGCTGCCTTCGGCGCTTTTAAGAGCGGCCTCCGCGAGTCCAACTTCCGCTACCTGGTCCATAGCAACAGTTAGAACACATATGCAGAGCTGATGAAGCAGGCAGCAGTCCATGCTAAGGCCGAATACTTCAATACCAAGCGTGGCCCAGCTAACCTGATGCGCAACGCTTTCGCTGATCCTCCACCTGCTTCAGCACCCGCCCCAGCCCCACCTCAGCATTCTACCCCTGCCCCGAGTACTCAGGACAACCAACAACATAAGCGGAAGGATAGCTACCAGCATCCCTTCGGTAATAACAAACGTGGCAGACATGGCAACCACCACTCTAGCGGAGGCAACCCTCCTAGGCCTGCTGATCGGGCCCCACTTCCATTCACACCCAGGCCCAGGTTCGAGGTATTTACCACCCTCAACACCACCTATGAGAACGTCCTGGTGCGTGAAGCCCCCATCATCCCCAAGCCACCCCCCCGGAGACCATCCAACAAGCCAATGCCAAACACGGGGGTCTTCTGCCGCTTTCATCAATTCAGCGGCCATGACACCGAGTTTTGTGTTGCGTTGCGCAACATAATTGAAGGGCTCGTCCGGGAGGGTAAGCTGGACAACTATGTGCGCAACATACCAGCCCCGCCTAACCCTCACCAACGACAAATCAACATGATCTCCACCATCAGCGGAGGTCCTACCCTGGCTGGCacctccaacaactccatcaaacattatgtccGCTCCACCTATGCGCACCAGGTCTTCACCATCGAGCAGGGACGGTTGCCAAAGACCCACAGGACTGGCTGGGCCCCCATTACCTTctgcgaggaggaggagcgtgGTGTTATCCTCCCCCATGACGATCCACTCATTATCCGGGCTGACATTTCTAACTTCGACGTTGGGCGTATCCTGGTGGACACTGGCAGCTCGGTCAGTGTGATGTTTGCCGAGTGCTTTAATGAACTCCAGGTCCCGCCTCACCTCCTCGACCGAAGCATCACACCCCTTGTGAGCTTCTCGGGTGATGTGGTCCAGCCCATCGGCAGCATTCATCTCCCCATCTCAATTGGGGCCGCACCCCAGCGGACGACGATCACCACCCCCTTCCTTATCGTCGATTGCCCCACAGCCTACAACGTCATCCTCGACCGCCCAGCCCTAGCCCAAATGAGAGCTTTTATTTCCACGCATATGCTGCTGTTGAAGTTTCCCACTCCTAATGGCCCAGGCACGGTGCGCGGCGACCAACTCGGGGCCCGAAGCTGCTATGCTTCAGCAGTAAAATCCACCAATCGCCAACCTAGGAGCGAGGCCCTTTCGGTAACCATGGCTCCCGCCCCTCCTCAAGCTGGCACAGACCCACCTGAAGACCCAAGGGAGGAGTCCATCACACCGCAGGCCGAACCTATGGAGGACCTGGAGCTGGTTACCCTCCATGACGATATCCCGGATTGACAAGTCCGGATTGGCACCTCCATCTCGCCAGAGCTTCGCTCTGACCTGGTCGCCTTCCTCCGCCTCAACTCCGAAGTCTTCGCTTGGTCCTACaatgacatgcctggcatatCACCAGACATCATATCTCATAGGCTTAGCATCAATCCTGCCATCAGACCAGTCCGACAGAAGCGTCGCGCTTATGATCCCGAGCGCTATGAGGCCATGAGGGCGGAGGTGGAACGATTGAGTAGCATCGGATTCATCAGGGAGGTTGACTATCCTACATGGCTGGCTAATGTCGTGATGGTCCGCAAGCCAAGAAAGGGCTGGCACATGTGTGTCGACTACACCAACCTTAATCGGGCCTGCCCAAAGGACAGCTTCCCGCTACCCCGCATTGACCAGCTAGTCGACGCCACAGCCGGCCACGCCCTCCTTAGTTTCATGGATGCTTATTCAGGATACAACCAGATCTTCATGCACCCCGAAGATCAGGCCCACATCTCTTTCATTACGGACCGCGGCCTCTACTGCTATAAGGTGATGCCCTTTGGCCTCAAAAACGCCGGGGCTACTTATCAGCGTCTGGTGAATCAGCTCTTCGCCCCATTGATTGGCAATACCATGGAGGTCTATGTCgatgacatgctagtcaagaGTCGCACAGCTGACCAACACATCCCTCACCTCTCTGCCATGTTCGCCATCCTGAGGCAGTACAAAATGAGGCtcaaccccaccaaatgtgcATTCGGGGTGGCTTCCGGAAAATTCCTTGGCTTCATGATCAGCCAGAGGGGCATTGAGGCCAATCCAGAAAAGATCCAGGCCATCTTAGATATGACAATACCTAAGACGGTCAAGGATATCCAAAGCCTTACAGGGCGTGTCGCAGCCCTGACCAGATTTATCTCCAAAGCCACTGACCGCTGCGCCCCATTCTTCAAGGCCCTTAAAGGCACCAAAAGAAACATCACTTGGACTGCTGAATGCGACACGGCTTTCAGCGAGCTCAAAGAGTATATGGGCCGGGCCCCTTTATTGTCAACCCCTGAGCACGGAGACATCCTCGTCATTTATCTCTCCATCTCAGCTTCGGCTGTTAGCTCTGTGCTCATCCGATCAAAAGATCACGCGGAGCACCCAGTGCATTATGTTAGTAAAGCATTGCAAGATGCCGAAGTTCGGTACCCAAACATCGAAAAATTGGCGTTCGCCTTGGTCGTCTCGGCAAGACGCCTCCGACCATATTTCCAAGCTCACACCATCCATGtcttaaccaaccaaccactccgACAGGTGTTGCAGAACCCAGAAACCTCTGGGAGGCTGGTCAAATGGGCCATTGAACTGGGCGAGTTTGATATTCATTACAAACCCCGCCCGGCTATGAGGGGACAGGCCGTTGCTGACTTCCTATCCGAATTCACGGAGCACCAAGCTTCCGCAGCTACCCAGCTCATAACTGAACCCAATCCCCCTCCCAGCCAGGACTAAACCCCCACCGAAGGCAATCTCGACCTAACCCAGCCCCTGTGGACCTTATTCGTAGACGGCTCTTCTAATGCCCAGGGCTGTGGGGCCGGCCTCGTTCTCATCTCCCCAGACAAGGTTGCCCTCGAGTACGCCCTtcgcttcaaattccaagcctCCAACAATGAGGCCGAATACGAAGCACTCTTAGCTGGTCTTCGATTAGCCAAAGAGATGGATGCCAGGCAAATTCAGATATTTAGCGATTCACAACTCGTGGTCCACCAGGTCAACCAGGACTTCACGGCTAAGGATGCCTCTATGACGGCCTACCTCCAGCATGCTCAGCACTTGCTGGCAACCTTCCAAGCCCACTCTATCAAGCAAGTGCCGCGCTCCGAGAATAGCCATGCCGATGCACTAGCCAGGTTGGCATCAGCCCTGGAGCAAGGATTGGGTCGCCACATCCACATCGAGTTTTTGGCCCAGCCCAGCACACAAGCCCCACTCATCTGCACTATTGATCACAGCCCTACATGGATGGACCCCATCCTCCAGTTCTTACAGAACCAAACACTACCGGCTAATCCGGCAGAAGCACGACGCGTTCGCCATCGCTCCGCCCGTTACTTGATCATTAACGGCTCCTTATACAAGCGTGGTTTCAGCCTTCCTTACCTTCGATGCCTGACTCCAGAGGAAGGTCACTATGTCCTCCGAGAAATCCATGAAGGCATCTGCGGCAACCACTCGGGCGCACGCTCGCTAGCCCATAAAGCAATCCGCCAAGGATACTTCTGGCCTTCACTCCACACTGACGCCCAGGCCTTCACCCAGAAATGCGACAAGTGTCAGCGATTTGCCAACATCCCACAACTCCCGGCTGAACCGTTGACTGCCATGGTCAGCCCTTGGCCATTTGCCCAATGGGGACTGGATCTCATTGGACCGATGCCAGAGGGCAAGGGCCAAGTCAAGTATGCAGTTGTGGCCGTggactacttcaccaagtggGCTGAGGCCGAGGCCTTGGCCACCATCACTGCGGCTCGCATCGAATCCTTTGTGTGGCAAAACATTGTATGTCGCTTCGGCATCCCCAACTCCATCGTCACCGACAATGGCCGGCAATTTGACAAcgccaaattcaaacaattttgttccaaCCTCAAGATTCGTCTGTGTTTCGCCTCCCCAGCCCATCCTCAGTCCAATGGCCAGGTCGAAGCCgtgaacaaaatcatcaagaagaCCCTCAAGACAAAACTTGATAAAGCCAAGGGctgctggccagaactactccCAGAAGTACTCTGGTCCTACCGCACCACCTTCCGCACATCCACGGGTGAAACGCCGTTCTCCCTATCATTTGGAACCGAGGCCGTAGCTCCGGTAGAGATTGGTCAGCCCACATACCGAACCTCCACTTACGATGCCACGGCCAATGACGAGCAGTTGGCCCTCAACCTCGACTTCATTGACGAACTCCGGGACCAATCGAGCATGCGCAATGCCGCGTACAAGCAACGCATCGCCAAATACTATGACTCCCGAGTCAAGCCCCGTGCTTTCAAAATGGGGGACTGGGTCATGCGCAAGGTTTCCTTGGCTACCAAAAATCCTAACGAAGATACCCTCGGccctacatgggaaggtccttacgagattatcaaaatctgcCGCCCCGGCACTTATCAGCTTCGTGATTCCACAGGCAAGACGCTGCCTCACCCGTGGAATGCTGACCACCTCAAGTACTATTACAAGTAAACATATCTAGACCCTAGGACAatactttggtcttgattATTTACTGTAAGTTAGACGTAAGGTATCTAGACCCTAGACCACTTGTACCTTCTGCCTTTCGGCATCTATTTCAATGAAATGCCTGACTCAGGCTCATTCTCATGAACTCACATTGTTATCATTTTTAACACAATTGTTCCAGGCAAGGACAAATGTTCAtacataaccaaaataaacaaaacaaacaagtgTTCCAACACAATCACTAGAGTACAAAATAGCTATAACACATCACGAAGGCAACGCCTTCAGGACTCGGTCGAAGGGGCATCCTCAGTGGCCGGCTCAGCCTCTGGTGTCGGGGCGCTAGCATCAGCAGGCGGGGTCTGTGCAGGAGGCTCGCCACTGGTGTCAAAGTTAATCTCCACCGAGGGGTTGAACCTAACCAACCTATCTTCCCAGCGAAGCTGCTCATCAACCAGTCGGTCCATGATATAGCTCTTCAGCTCCTCCGAGGATCGGAAGGACTCAATCGCCTCGACTCGGGCAGCAGCCACCTCCTCGGCCTTCGACCTCTTcagctcctccacctccttggCCAGGGCCGCCTTTTGCACCAGCAAGGCGTTCTTCTCTCGGATAGCCTCCTGCGCCTCCGCCACTTTGCTCTTGGCTTGTTCATCCCGCCTCTTCAGCCTCTGGATCTCCTTGTCAGCCTTGGCCATGCTGACGTACATCTCGCCAAaggcctgcaaaacaaaaaccatgttaGTCAATCCACACAAATATTCCAACACAAATACATTCAAAAAGAGGCCTAAACACTTACATAGGCAGAGGTGAGGATCGTCTTTTGGGCCCGGTCAATGAAGGAAGAAGCTGGAGTCCTCGCCAGAGCCTCAGGGTCGCTCTTCACGCCTTCCAGGAAGACGTTCACTAAAGGCACCTCCTGCCGGTGCATAGCCAGGTTGACCTCCTTCTTCTGCTGGCGTAGCCTGCCGAAGTCTACCTTCTCTACCCCTTCAGCGAACACGTCCTCCATGCCGAAGGGTAGCTTCGGCGGTGCCTGCAGATCAAAAGGCGGCAGTCTCGGCCCTGACCCCATCACACGCTGATGAGCCTCCTCCAAGGCTTTCCTTTTCCCTAGCACGTCCGCGACCCGAccttcatcatcatccctgGGTCGTTTTCCAGCACTCTTCTCCGCTTTCTTGGCCCGAGACTCCCTCAGCCGCTTCTGCATCTCGGTCTCATCAATGTCTACGGCCACCTTCGTGCTCCCCCTTATGATGCCAGCCACtgtccaaacaaacaaaacaactacATTAGTCACAACCACAAAAGGCtcagtccaaaacaaaaagataacccAGGTACTTACTTCCTTGCAGCAGTCCGGactcaaacaaattcttctgCGTGACTAGGTTCCCGCACTCACGCTCAGTCTCTGATAGCTGCGCCCTCACCCACTCAACTTCGTCTTCTTGCTCCTTGGAGATAGGGCCCCACTTCACTGAACCTGCATCAAGAGTTAGAAACTACTTAGCCATTTACACTGGCACCGAGGAAGTACAGAACCAAAAATAGGAGCCAAAACAACACAATCAGGCATTAGACAATCTTAAGGGATGGGGCCAAGGACCTATAGACTGGAAGTGGGTAGGAATGTGCTGGACAACGCTCTTCCCTGGAGGACACTCCCAGTCCCCATAAGCCATGCACCACCTATTCCTCCAGGACTTTTGCATTGTGGGCTTGTGTCCAATAAAATAGCCCCTCTCCTTCGCCTTTCGGCAATTCGCCTGTACCCAGCCAAAATTCCCCTGTTGCTTCGAAATAGAATACAAGTACATGAACTGCTCGAACGTTGGCTCCCCTAACCCAGCCAACCACCAGGCAATATACACCCcatgaagaagaatccaaaagttgggattaTACTGCCCCGGTGCATACCCCAACTTAGCCAACATCATCTGAACCCACGGATGAAACGGTAGTCTGAAGCCATGCAGATACATATCTGTAAAAATCATCACGGAGCCATTCGAAGGATATCTGACTACATCGGTATCAGTGGGTAACCTCAGGCCCACATAGGCTGGCACACAAAAATCTGTTCGTAGCTGGGCCAATTTCGCTTCTGTAAGTGTATTCCGCCTCGGCACCGGGACACCAACCCGGATGTCTAATCCCTCTGATACTGAAGCCACGGCTATACCCATAGACCCTGATGGTGATGCCTGGTTGCTCGAACCCACTTCTTGCGTCTGAGGCAAGGCTAGAACCCGATTTGCTATAGCCTCTAACTCTATATAATTTCTCTGCATCTCCCTATATGCAGCCGACCCAGAGTCTCCCGATGGCTCAGCCCTCTCACCCCAAGGCCCTATCATCCTACTTTCTATGGTTCCTTCCACCATACCCTTTGTCTCTGAACTTTCCTCTTCAGAACATATATATTGACTCGGCTCTTGACTCTCAGTATCATCCCCGTCGAAGGCAGGGGGGTCAAGACTTTCCCTATCAGAACTTTCAGACATCTACAAAtatggaaaaacaagaaaaaggaactaaaTGCACATGCAGAGAGGATcgaaccacaacaacaaaaatttgccAAATCTTCATGCCAGGCAAGAATTCTACATGTTCATACATATGTTCAACATGTTCATCATGTTCATGCTCATGTTCAATGTGTTCTTCCTAACCTTCAACATGTTTATGCAAAACAagacatttcaattcaaaagttCAAGCGAAATAAGGTCTAACCTTGTTCGTACCACCACGTACAAGTCGCCGGAAATCACCTCAGCCACAAGCACCACCACAAAACCTTCGCCGGAAatctcttctcctcctcctcaaatTCTCACAATTTTTCTCAACTCAAGCCAAGTGTGATGCCTTCACCACCCAAGTTCCTATTAAATAGCCAACAAAGGGTACCACGCCTCGTTTCACGAGCAAACCCTAGCACCCTTTCATATTCCCTCCTAAATCCCTTGTACCTACacacaatttgaaattcaattttcaaaatacacaaaattgAGGGAAATAGgggccttgccgaacggcaaggcccgtgcaaaaacaaaatggaggCCCTCAAAATTCCAAGTGTGCTAGCCTACTCCATAAGCCCAATCCTACTACAAGGCTAGGCCCAAATTTTATCAAGACACCCAAGCCAATTTCACAACACATTACTGATGgacttgccgaacggcaaggcccACGAAACAATAAATAGGGGACTTACCTGCCTTATGGACGGCCCAGCTATTTTTGGCCCAGTTATTTTCGGCCAAACTACTCTCCACACCCAGCTATTTTTCGGCCCAGCTCGTGAAGACCACTCGTCCAGCTAGGCCCAATCACCCTTGCCGAAGCGTGAACACAGCCAACACACTACCTCGGACAGCAGCTACTCCTCGGACAGCACAGCCTCGCTGCGCCCGCCGAAACAACAGCCCAGCCCCTTCATCCGAACGGCAAGATCAGTCGCAGCTCCACTTCGATCTCCGCAGCACCTCAACTGCACCTCGTCCAGCTCCAATTATTGCCGAAGCCTACCTCACGCGGATCCGCACCAGGCCCTGCTCAAACTCCAGCCCACTTGCCGAAGCCACAGACAGGACCTAGAACCAATAGGTTTGCTCGCAACGACCCCTTTCCAACCtaccttgccgaacggcaatgTCCAGCCACAGTTGATATGCTCGCAGCAAGATGGCCCGCAAGGAAATTTCTTTCTAATCCTAGGCCCGCAGCACCTACCGTTCAGCAAGATGACAAAATCAAATCTTGCCGAAGCACAAGCTTCCGAAGGACTACCGTGCCGAAGTACCAGCCGCCTTACTCGACCTCTGACCAGCAGCTCCGTGGCCAAGACCTGCCGAGCGGCAAGGGCCAACCACTCGGATGTGCTCCCAATCACTCGTGCTACACCCTGCCGAAGCTGCACAGCCCAGCTTCCCTTGCCGAAACACCACACAACTCGACAACTACCCAatcacccttgccgaacggcaagggtctTCCAAGTCAAATCGGGTGCAGTTTTTCGCGCCTTGCTCCAGCTTGCCAAAGACAGGAAAAAGAATTTCCAatcacccttgccgaacggcaagggtctTCCAAACCCTATTCTCCCCCCTTGCCGAACGACACCCTCAAACCCTAGCTCTTTAAATTGCCGAAATGATACCCCTAGCactccaacaacaaaaatccaAGCACTCCAAATATCCTTGCCAAaacttgccgaacggcaagatcAATCTCCAAGTTGTTTACTCCCAATTCCAAAGGCTACCAAGGCTGCCGAATGCACTCTGCCGAACGGCATGATGGATCCCTTATTTTTATACCCCCTCACCCTAAAACCCTAGGGCCCTTTTCCTTGCCAAAGCCCACTTTGAGCCCAACTCTAGCGACTTGCCGAAGGCCCAATCCAAAAAGGCCTAGCTCACAAAtcattcaaaaccaaaaaaaaaaaaaaaaaaaaaatagatatagCTGGACCCTtgcccttgccgaacggcaagggccatgaAAAAACTTTGTAGTCTTAAATTCCTAAATGGCCCGGccatttccaaaaaaaaaaaaaaaaaaaaaaaaaaaattagctagacccttgccgaacaGCAAGGGCCATGGGGAAATTttggagtccaaaactttcaCTCGACCCGGCTCCTTCGAAGGTCTGGCTCCCCCACGGACCCAGCTCCCATTCTATCTGCAACATGCCCAAGTACCCAGGTACCCAGCTACCATGTGTTGACGCAACTCCTAGCTTgccaacttgggggactagggAGTGCCCTGCGGCTCCCAATGAAGCTGGAATGCTcggttacaattacaaaactcacaagttcccaacccagaagttacttctcgaccgcgaacttgggggactactgtttacaccataatgaaccgagcagacccagcatcaaagcgactagcaccaaggcagccacgcttTCTCccatgccgaaggaagacacacttccgaggtgccagacacaTGCCGAAGCTCtcagctgccaaacctaatctccaggacacgtgtcgtcaccacaacggcttgcacaaagtcccacattggaactttgtgcaaagctcccactttcacttccctataaatagggaacagtacccaggtaaAAAGGGGAACGACTCTCCCACTTTTACCgttactctgccagaattactacttgtgactgacttaggcatcggagagccttcggccggcaccacaccggtgtccgaagcttaacgattgtTTCTCCTCCTTTTACCTTCTACAGGTCTctcaccaacccatttcaccaagggccACAGCCCTCTTCTCTGCTGAAGACTCAGCAcatctaatcactaagttggactcaatattggccgggccattttgagtgTCAACACTTTTGTTTGACAAAACAATTAGAAGACAATAATTTCTCATCAAACAATGGGAACACAAAATTTTCCTCGAAAAATCCTAAAGAACTTTCGCAAAAAAAAATCCTCAGGAACTTAGCTCCAGTCTCCACAACCCAGCCCCCCTTTGGGAGGGGTGGCCTCCTTTCCCACCCCACCCTACCCCTCTCCTCCCCTCCCCTACCCTACCCTCTCCGCCCCTTCCTTTTCTCCCTCCTCCCCACCctgttcttctcttctcttgggGTTGTTTATCGGTTTTTGGGCTGAATTTTTTGCTTGGCTGTGCTGGTGATTTCATTGGCGGCTCTTGTGATTTTGTTATCCTTGAATCTTCAATGATGACGAAGTAGCAGTGCGCTAGTGGTTTCATTGGTGAATTTGGAGATAAAGGAGATGGCTAAGCGGCTTTTACTCACTTGTTGTGTGTTTACAGTTTCTTGAGTTGTAATAATTGCATAAACTCTTTTATGAGTTGGGTGTTTGTATGTAGTCTAATCTTCACTTATACCTACTTGTGAGCGTTTAAAAGTTGTAGTTGTATTGATACGGTTCATGTTCGGCTTGTCAGGATTGCGACTTTTATGTTGAAATTTCTTTGGCCTCATGATTTTTAGTGGAGATACACCTTGTGCGCTTGATGTTGCGGGTGTGTTTCCATGTATCTAGAAACTTGCATGATTACTATGCTTCTATCCTTGTATTAACCtaatatatgaatacaataatagcttttcttgaaaaaaaaaaaaaaatcaaaagtgcATTATTTAatagtaaattttttttcttctaataatTTAGCACTAAGATCActgtaatttcaatttcatcagaCTTTTATAACGTTTGACaactaaatataattttgtgCACTAAAATTGTGCCTCtaaatttaagttgattaaatggttcatttatttatttatttttaaaaaattgtaagATATTGGAGGAAACTAAAAGATAACAATTTATCATCCtagttaaataaaaaagccGAAGTGCGAAACCAAGCATTTAAAAATGGGAAGAACTGAGGCGGGAGAATCATTGCTGTCAAACAGTCGCGTcatataagaaagaaagaagcagaGTATAGCAAGTGCTTACCTGTGTAGCTCTTATTCTCTGCAACTATGGATCTGGGTCATCTTCTCCACCTCCTAATTCCCTCATGCAACTCTGTAAGTATGCTTCTCTAAACCCATCACCACCTTTTCTTTCATCCCCAATTTTGTTATCGTTAATCAATTAATTGATCCTTAATATTCAGGTTGTTATACTCGCATTGTTCTTTGCTTACTTGGCCATTGCCGGATCTATACTGCCCGGCAAAGTTGTTCCCGGAGCCACCTTACCAGATGGCTATCGTCTTCATTATCGCTGCAATGGtttgcttctttttaattGCATTCGTACTTGCACAcactatttgtttgtttaattgcTTGAGTAGCTGTGGTTTAGAGAGTGTGGTGTATTTTTGGCtagaatcttttttttattattgtccTTGTAAGGTCTGCTATCACTTCTGTTGCTGATTGGGCTTCTTGGGTTTGGTGCTAAGATGGATTTCGTATCACTTACTGTATGTGGTCATAACTTCATTGTGTTTTTTGGATTATTAATTTCCTTGTAGTGACTATATTTGGGTTGATGGTTCTTGAGAGTGCTAATAGCCAGCTTCCAATTTTCATTTACATCTTATATAATATCACATGCAATTGATAATGCTGTGGAAATTGGAGATGATATAATTGTATCTACATTTTGGTTAAAATTTGAGTAAGGGTCAACTGTCATACA
Proteins encoded in this window:
- the LOC109950577 gene encoding uncharacterized protein LOC109950577: MAGIIRGSTKVAVDIDETEMQKRLRESRAKKAEKSAGKRPRDDDEGRVADVLGKRKALEEAHQRVMGSGPRLPPFDLQAPPKLPFGMEDVFAEGVEKVDFGRLRQQKKEVNLAMHRQEVPLVNVFLEGVKSDPEALARTPASSFIDRAQKTILTSAYAFGEMYVSMAKADKEIQRLKRRDEQAKSKVAEAQEAIREKNALLVQKAALAKEVEELKRSKAEEVAAARVEAIESFRSSEELKSYIMDRLVDEQLRWEDRLVRFNPSVEINFDTSGEPPAQTPPADASAPTPEAEPATEDAPSTES